The Desmonostoc muscorum LEGE 12446 genome includes a region encoding these proteins:
- a CDS encoding CHAT domain-containing protein, with amino-acid sequence MKSLSQNNLSLLTVNNAIAQLAALGVIAIAPVQAQSITPAADGTNTIVTPNGNQLNITGGSLSGDSANLFHSFQKLGLDANQIANFLSNPNIQNILGRVVGGDPSLINGLIQVVGGNSNLFLMNPAGVIFGPNAALNVPGDFTVTTATGIGIGNNWFNAFGNNNYAILVGTPTTFNFATSQPGSIINTGNLAISTGHNLNLLAGTVVSTGQLSAPGGNITVASVPGKNLLRISQPGNLLSLEIPTNGGTPSNISVATLPKLLTGSGLGNTSGLTVNSNGQVQLATSGILVNPGDVVVKGVTSGTATLSAAQNLTLPESQLQTTGDLNLLAKDTVRVRDSVANPFLAQAGQNLYIQGNQNIDILALNHPQTPFVSGGNLSLVSDGNVSGDAHFASGGQFLIRNLSDGPGNFVSLYDPIIRANGDVLFGNYTGVALKVEATGSIQGGDITITGPDLTIPIADPDSGVLTGSAALILRAGLPAVTLPVTAFPLASGGTNFTNPVSALPEGSIQVGNINTSSAIDGVNGGPITLSSQLATGNITTGNLNSSATGAGSNGGVISLTTVGGNITTGNIDSSGTNGGNITFTGPLNLANAITNINTSGTATINFNNTVGGASALTVTAGTGDITFGGAVAGLTSLTTNAANTNIANNITTTGILQFNSPVTLTGVGAKIFNTTNNDINFNNTVGGASALTVTAGTGNINFGGAVAGLTSLTTNAANSFVANNITTTGILQFNSPVTLTGVGAKLFNSTNNNINFNNTVGGVSALTVTAGTGDITFGGAVAGLTTLTTNAANTNVGNNITTTGDITFNSPVTLTGGGAKLFNTTNNDINFNNTVGGASDLTATAGTGDITFGGAVAGLTTLTTNAANTNVGNNITTTGDITFNSPVTLTGVGAKIFNTTNNDINFNNTVGGASALTVTAGTGNINFGGAVAGLTSLTTNAANSFVANNITTTGILQFNSPVTLTGVGAKLFNSTNNNINFNNTVGGASALTVTAGTGNITFGGAVAGLTTLTTNAANTNIANNITTTDDITFNSPVTLTGGGAKLFNTTNNNINFNNTVGGASDLTVTVGTGDITFGGAVAGLTSLTTNAANTNIANNITTTDDITFNSPVTVTGIGSKIFNAGTGTIAFTNTLAAGNNDLTLTADELNLPLVANSVSGTGNLVLQPFTPGQNINIGDDFVPDSLYLSTTQINDALQDGFATIIIGGNDGGGAINIINPVTFKDPVTIQSPTGVGSITATGDINGTDNASITLLANQNITTSNITTEGGDITLTSTSGAIDTTGGVLDSNATDIGNSGNISLAANNSITTANIDTFTFISDAGNITLLAGTNGVINTDAGEVNASSTAGIGGAISFTAANNITSSNVSTTDNDITFNGLVTLANLGSTFISADNGDISFSNSVDGSSDLILTAGTGNISFGGDLGNLPNPLGSLTITSAANTSVAGNITTANGDISINSPVTVTGIGSKIFNAGTGAIAFTNTLAAGGNDLTLTADELNLPLAANSVSGTGNLVLQPFTPERNINIADGFVPDSLYLSTTQINDALQDGFGTITIGRNDGSGAINITNPVTFKDPVRIQSPTGVGSITATGDISGTDNASITLLANQNITTSNITTQGSDITLSSTSGAIDTTGGVLDSNATDTGNSGNISLAANGNVTTANIDTATATDNAGNTNINSTTGTISTGDLIATGNTNGGDVTVAANGNVTTANIDTSAVTGNAGNTNINSTTGTISTGDLIATGNTNGGDVTVAANGNVTTANIDTSAVTGNAGNTSINSTTGTIATSDLIATGNTNGGDVTVAANGNVTTANIDTSAVTGNAGNTNINSTSGNISTGELIARGNGDGGDVALAANGNVTTANIDTSAVTGNAGNTSINSTSGNISTGDLIARGNGNGGDVTLTTNGTIDTSTAQVDASSTGATGGAINFTANSISLGNSVSTTGNNITFNGAVTLTTPSNIVTSNNGNISFSNSVDGATNFSLTAGTGNISFGGNLGTTNPLTRLTISSAGNNSFSGNITTANGGISITSAGNTSFSGNITTANGDITINNSPVTFTGTGSQVINAGNGNITFSSPVTLNGSGSKLFSAGTGAIAFNNTIAAGTNNLTLNADEINLPSATDSVSGTGNLVLQPQTPTKNINLGDNSGGRVNINALSDGFNSITIGLSNSSGAITINNPVTIKDPVIIQSPVGAGSINAFGAITGIDNAALTLLANQNITTSSITTEGGGISITSQNGAIATGNLNSNTDLNGNGGNITLNAFGNVTTANVSSQTNLGNSGNIFFNSSTGAIATGNLNSNNDGNGNGGDITLNAFANITTANVSSRTNVGNSGNIFFNSTTGAVQTENLNSDNVSGNGGDITIQARVQIDAKVINSSSSTGDGGSVKLDPDNNITVTSINTQGGTNGIGGDVNIKTRAYFQALGSFIDRNGIEASISASGGIGSGAISIDHGGDSVIPFFVGRRTINGTVSSITSNIGNTILPTEYFPDSETRGKIQLITQGRVVPGKPDEKTLDFQLTSNNSNLAVASDIGSKEESETRRIEAALNLPQSQIKNLGEIRNELQQVEQKISSKAGLIYVEFTAQDYKLNAENPTSKEQLKDSDPLVLRLLTADGKYIYHKVSGVTRGEFQKVADEFYQEVSLQATPDSRPDIQKTNGSSYKKSAKQLYKWLIRPLEAELKKEGIENLLFVMLDARLRSLPIAALVDDQDQFLIEKYSIGMIPTFSLINTQYASVKNSRVLAMGSETFDPGPQNQNPVTELLAAPVEAETIVNQVWKGRGAAILNQDFTLNRLQAERSTTPFEIIHLATHANFTPGEKSEDLGNSYIRLYDRELKIDEVTKLGWNRPQVELLVLSACESAYGDEKSQLGLAGSAVKMGVKSVVASLWQVSDTGTLGLMTEFHQQLQTQSMKAQALRQAQIAMIHSKVKIDSEGKNLIISNSDLSIPLAKINVSPAEAKQLILKHPFFWAPFTMIGSPW; translated from the coding sequence AATCTTTAAGCCAAAATAATTTATCATTACTAACCGTTAACAATGCGATCGCTCAATTAGCCGCTTTAGGAGTAATTGCCATCGCCCCAGTGCAAGCCCAGTCTATAACCCCTGCTGCTGACGGCACAAATACTATTGTTACCCCTAACGGCAACCAACTAAATATTACTGGTGGTTCTCTATCTGGAGATAGCGCGAATCTCTTCCACAGCTTTCAAAAGCTCGGTCTTGATGCCAACCAAATAGCCAACTTTCTCTCTAACCCAAACATCCAAAATATTTTGGGACGGGTTGTCGGCGGCGACCCTTCATTGATTAACGGTTTGATTCAAGTCGTAGGTGGGAATTCTAACCTGTTTTTGATGAACCCAGCTGGTGTCATATTTGGCCCCAACGCCGCTTTGAACGTACCAGGCGACTTCACCGTTACCACCGCCACCGGCATCGGTATTGGGAATAATTGGTTTAATGCTTTCGGTAACAACAACTACGCAATATTAGTGGGAACACCCACCACCTTTAATTTCGCCACATCCCAGCCGGGAAGCATTATCAACACTGGCAATTTAGCAATAAGTACTGGCCACAATTTAAATTTACTGGCAGGGACAGTAGTTAGCACCGGACAGCTATCAGCACCAGGGGGTAATATCACCGTTGCCTCCGTACCTGGAAAGAATCTATTACGCATCAGCCAGCCAGGAAACCTACTGAGTTTGGAGATTCCCACCAACGGTGGTACACCTAGTAATATTTCCGTTGCCACCTTGCCTAAACTATTGACTGGTAGCGGTTTGGGCAATACAAGTGGATTAACAGTCAACAGTAACGGACAAGTACAACTCGCTACTTCTGGCATTCTAGTCAATCCTGGGGATGTAGTAGTCAAAGGCGTCACATCTGGAACAGCAACCCTGTCAGCCGCACAAAATTTGACTTTACCAGAGAGTCAACTCCAGACAACTGGAGATTTAAATCTGTTGGCTAAGGATACAGTACGGGTGCGCGACAGTGTAGCGAATCCCTTTTTAGCCCAAGCTGGGCAAAATCTCTACATTCAGGGTAATCAAAACATTGATATCCTAGCGCTGAACCATCCCCAGACACCCTTTGTAAGCGGCGGAAATCTCAGTTTAGTCAGCGATGGCAATGTATCAGGTGATGCTCACTTTGCCAGTGGTGGGCAATTTTTGATTCGCAACTTATCGGATGGTCCGGGTAATTTTGTCAGTCTCTACGATCCGATTATCAGGGCTAATGGAGATGTGCTGTTTGGTAATTACACAGGAGTAGCACTGAAGGTAGAGGCAACGGGAAGTATTCAGGGTGGCGACATTACAATTACAGGGCCAGACCTGACTATTCCAATAGCTGACCCAGATTCAGGTGTATTAACCGGCAGTGCTGCGTTAATTTTACGTGCTGGTTTACCCGCAGTAACTCTTCCTGTTACAGCTTTTCCTCTTGCATCAGGTGGCACAAACTTTACAAACCCAGTAAGTGCGCTACCTGAAGGGAGTATTCAGGTAGGAAATATCAATACTTCTTCTGCGATCGATGGGGTAAATGGTGGCCCAATAACTTTATCAAGTCAATTGGCTACAGGTAATATTACCACAGGTAACTTAAATTCTTCAGCTACTGGCGCTGGGAGTAATGGAGGCGTAATTTCCTTAACCACAGTAGGTGGAAACATTACTACTGGTAACATAGATTCTTCTGGTACTAACGGCGGCAATATTACCTTCACCGGCCCGCTGAATCTTGCCAATGCTATAACTAACATCAACACTTCTGGTACAGCTACCATCAACTTTAACAATACAGTTGGTGGGGCGAGTGCTTTGACTGTAACTGCGGGGACAGGGGATATTACTTTTGGTGGTGCAGTTGCAGGCTTAACTAGTCTGACAACCAACGCCGCCAATACCAATATTGCCAATAACATTACAACCACAGGCATTCTTCAATTTAATAGTCCTGTCACCTTAACTGGCGTTGGTGCAAAAATTTTCAACACCACCAATAATGACATCAACTTCAACAATACAGTTGGTGGGGCGAGTGCTTTGACTGTAACTGCGGGGACAGGGAACATTAACTTTGGTGGTGCAGTTGCGGGCTTAACTAGTCTGACAACCAACGCCGCCAACAGTTTTGTTGCCAATAACATCACAACCACAGGCATTCTTCAATTTAATAGTCCTGTCACCTTAACTGGCGTTGGTGCAAAACTCTTCAACAGCACCAATAACAACATCAACTTCAACAATACAGTCGGTGGAGTGAGTGCTTTGACTGTAACTGCGGGGACAGGGGATATTACTTTTGGTGGTGCAGTTGCGGGCTTAACTACCCTGACAACCAACGCCGCCAATACTAACGTTGGCAATAACATCACAACCACAGGCGATATTACCTTTAATAGTCCTGTCACCTTAACTGGTGGTGGTGCAAAACTTTTCAACACCACCAATAACGATATCAACTTCAACAATACAGTTGGTGGGGCGAGTGATTTGACTGCAACTGCGGGGACAGGGGATATTACTTTTGGTGGTGCAGTTGCGGGCTTAACTACCCTGACAACCAACGCCGCCAATACTAACGTTGGCAATAACATCACAACCACAGGCGATATTACCTTTAATAGTCCTGTCACCTTAACTGGCGTTGGTGCAAAAATTTTCAACACCACCAATAATGACATCAACTTCAACAATACAGTTGGTGGGGCGAGTGCTTTGACTGTAACTGCGGGGACAGGGAACATTAACTTTGGTGGTGCAGTTGCGGGCTTAACCAGTCTGACAACCAACGCCGCCAACAGTTTTGTTGCCAATAACATCACAACCACAGGCATTCTTCAATTTAATAGTCCTGTCACCTTAACTGGCGTTGGTGCAAAACTCTTCAACAGCACCAATAACAACATCAACTTCAACAATACAGTTGGTGGGGCGAGTGCTTTGACTGTAACTGCGGGGACAGGGAATATTACTTTTGGTGGTGCAGTTGCGGGCTTAACTACTTTGACAACCAACGCCGCCAATACCAATATTGCCAATAACATCACAACCACAGACGACATTACTTTTAATAGTCCTGTCACCTTAACTGGTGGTGGTGCAAAACTGTTCAACACCACCAATAACAACATCAACTTCAACAATACAGTTGGTGGGGCGAGTGATTTGACTGTGACTGTGGGGACAGGGGATATTACTTTTGGTGGTGCAGTTGCAGGCTTAACTAGTCTGACAACCAACGCCGCCAATACCAATATTGCCAATAACATCACAACCACAGACGACATTACCTTTAATAGTCCTGTCACTGTAACTGGTATTGGTAGTAAAATCTTCAATGCAGGTACTGGTACGATCGCCTTTACCAATACCCTTGCAGCAGGTAATAACGATCTGACTTTGACTGCCGATGAACTTAACTTGCCATTAGTAGCTAATTCAGTCAGTGGTACAGGTAATTTAGTCCTTCAGCCCTTCACACCTGGACAAAATATCAACATCGGTGATGACTTTGTTCCAGACAGTTTATACCTGAGTACAACACAAATAAACGACGCCTTACAAGATGGCTTTGCTACTATCATTATCGGTGGCAATGATGGCGGTGGTGCGATTAATATTATCAACCCAGTCACCTTCAAAGACCCAGTAACGATTCAGTCTCCAACGGGAGTGGGAAGTATTACGGCAACTGGTGACATTAATGGCACAGATAATGCTTCCATAACTCTGCTAGCCAACCAGAATATTACTACAAGTAATATCACTACAGAAGGCGGTGATATTACTCTCACCAGCACAAGTGGTGCTATTGATACCACAGGTGGTGTTTTAGATTCCAACGCCACTGACATTGGCAACAGTGGTAACATCTCCCTCGCTGCTAATAACAGTATCACTACAGCAAACATTGATACTTTTACTTTCATAAGTGATGCAGGTAATATCACTCTCCTGGCTGGCACAAATGGGGTGATTAATACCGACGCTGGAGAAGTTAATGCTTCATCTACTGCTGGAATTGGCGGTGCAATTAGCTTTACCGCAGCTAATAACATCACTTCCAGTAATGTCTCGACCACAGACAACGATATTACCTTCAATGGCCTTGTCACCTTAGCTAATCTTGGTAGCACATTTATCAGCGCGGACAATGGCGATATCAGCTTTAGTAATAGTGTCGATGGTTCTAGTGATTTAATCCTGACTGCTGGTACAGGTAATATCAGCTTTGGCGGTGATTTGGGTAATCTACCAAATCCTTTGGGTAGCTTGACAATCACTAGCGCTGCTAATACTAGCGTAGCGGGTAATATCACCACGGCTAATGGTGACATCAGTATCAACAGTCCTGTTACTGTGACTGGTATTGGTAGTAAAATCTTCAATGCAGGTACTGGTGCGATCGCCTTTACCAATACCCTTGCAGCAGGTGGTAACGATCTGACTTTAACTGCCGATGAACTTAACTTGCCATTAGCAGCTAATTCAGTCAGTGGTACAGGTAATTTAGTCCTTCAGCCCTTCACACCTGAACGAAATATCAACATCGCTGATGGCTTTGTTCCAGATAGTTTATACCTGAGTACAACACAAATAAACGACGCCTTACAAGATGGCTTTGGTACTATTACTATCGGTCGCAATGATGGTAGTGGTGCAATTAATATCACTAACCCAGTCACCTTCAAAGACCCTGTAAGAATTCAGTCTCCAACGGGAGTAGGAAGTATCACGGCAACTGGTGACATTAGTGGCACAGACAATGCTTCCATAACTCTGCTAGCCAACCAGAACATTACTACAAGTAATATCACTACACAAGGCAGTGATATTACTCTCAGCAGTACAAGTGGTGCTATTGATACCACAGGTGGTGTTTTAGATTCCAATGCTACTGACACTGGCAATAGCGGCAATATCTCCCTTGCTGCCAATGGCAATGTGACTACAGCAAATATTGATACTGCTACTGCCACAGACAATGCAGGTAATACCAATATCAACAGCACAACCGGAACTATTTCTACAGGCGACTTGATTGCTACAGGTAATACCAACGGTGGTGATGTCACTGTCGCTGCCAATGGCAATGTGACTACAGCAAATATTGATACTTCTGCTGTCACAGGCAATGCAGGTAATACCAATATCAACAGCACAACCGGAACTATTTCTACAGGCGACTTGATTGCTACAGGTAATACCAACGGTGGTGATGTCACTGTCGCTGCCAATGGCAATGTAACTACAGCAAATATTGATACTTCTGCTGTCACAGGCAATGCAGGTAATACCAGTATCAACAGCACAACCGGAACTATTGCTACAAGCGACTTGATTGCTACAGGTAATACCAACGGTGGTGATGTCACTGTCGCTGCCAATGGCAATGTGACTACAGCAAATATTGATACTTCTGCTGTCACAGGCAATGCAGGTAATACCAATATCAACAGCACAAGCGGAAATATTTCTACAGGCGAATTGATTGCTAGGGGTAATGGCGACGGTGGTGATGTTGCTCTGGCTGCCAATGGCAATGTGACTACAGCAAATATTGATACTTCTGCTGTCACAGGCAATGCAGGTAATACCAGTATCAACAGCACAAGCGGAAATATTTCTACAGGCGACTTGATTGCTAGGGGTAATGGCAACGGTGGTGATGTCACTCTCACCACCAATGGAACAATTGATACTAGCACCGCACAAGTCGATGCTTCCTCTACTGGCGCTACTGGTGGTGCAATTAACTTTACTGCCAATAGTATTAGTCTTGGGAATAGTGTCTCAACCACGGGTAACAATATTACCTTTAATGGTGCTGTCACCTTAACTACTCCTAGTAACATAGTCACTTCAAATAATGGCAATATCAGCTTTAGTAATAGCGTCGATGGGGCTACTAATTTCTCTTTGACTGCTGGTACAGGTAATATCAGCTTTGGCGGTAATCTCGGTACGACAAATCCTCTAACTAGGTTGACAATCAGCAGCGCTGGTAATAACAGCTTTTCTGGGAACATCACCACAGCCAATGGCGGCATCAGTATTACCAGCGCTGGTAATACTAGCTTTTCTGGCAACATCACCACGGCGAATGGCGACATCACTATTAATAATAGTCCCGTGACTTTCACTGGCACTGGTAGTCAAGTTATCAATGCTGGGAATGGCAATATTACCTTCAGTAGTCCTGTGACTTTAAATGGCAGTGGTAGCAAACTTTTCAGTGCAGGGACTGGTGCGATCGCCTTTAACAATACCATTGCAGCAGGTACTAACAATCTCACTTTGAACGCCGATGAAATTAACTTGCCATCAGCAACTGATTCAGTCAGCGGTACAGGTAATTTAGTGCTTCAGCCGCAAACGCCAACAAAAAATATCAACCTTGGTGATAATAGTGGTGGAAGAGTTAACATCAACGCCTTAAGTGATGGCTTCAATTCCATCACTATTGGACTTTCTAATAGTAGTGGTGCGATTACGATTAATAATCCTGTGACTATCAAAGACCCAGTGATTATTCAGTCTCCCGTTGGGGCAGGTTCTATTAATGCATTTGGGGCAATTACAGGCATCGATAATGCGGCATTAACTCTTTTAGCAAATCAGAATATTACTACTAGCAGCATCACTACAGAAGGTGGAGGTATTAGTATTACCAGCCAAAATGGAGCGATCGCAACTGGTAATCTCAATTCTAATACCGATCTCAATGGTAATGGTGGCAATATCACCCTCAATGCCTTTGGCAACGTTACCACAGCAAATGTGTCTTCTCAAACTAATCTTGGGAATTCCGGGAATATTTTCTTCAATAGCTCTACAGGTGCGATCGCAACTGGTAATTTAAATTCCAATAACGATGGTAATGGCAATGGCGGTGATATCACCCTCAACGCTTTTGCCAACATTACCACAGCAAATGTTTCTTCTCGCACCAATGTTGGTAATTCTGGAAATATTTTCTTCAATAGCACTACAGGAGCAGTCCAAACTGAAAATCTCAACTCTGATAATGTTTCTGGAAATGGTGGTGATATTACTATTCAGGCTCGCGTTCAGATTGATGCCAAAGTTATAAATTCGAGTTCTAGCACTGGTGATGGTGGCTCTGTGAAGCTAGATCCAGATAATAATATTACAGTGACATCAATCAATACCCAAGGTGGAACTAACGGCATAGGTGGTGACGTAAATATTAAAACTAGAGCTTATTTTCAAGCTTTAGGTAGCTTCATAGATCGCAATGGTATAGAGGCGAGCATTTCTGCATCTGGGGGAATAGGTAGTGGTGCCATTAGCATCGATCATGGAGGTGATAGCGTTATACCATTTTTTGTCGGCAGACGCACAATTAATGGCACTGTTAGTTCAATCACCTCTAATATCGGCAATACGATTTTGCCTACCGAATACTTTCCTGATAGCGAGACTAGAGGCAAGATTCAACTCATTACTCAAGGGCGGGTAGTTCCAGGAAAACCTGATGAAAAGACTCTCGATTTTCAACTGACATCAAATAACAGTAATCTCGCAGTTGCATCCGATATTGGCTCCAAAGAAGAGAGCGAAACTCGTCGAATTGAAGCAGCACTAAACCTGCCACAAAGTCAGATTAAAAACCTTGGAGAAATCCGCAATGAACTCCAACAAGTTGAACAAAAAATAAGTAGCAAAGCCGGACTGATTTATGTAGAGTTTACTGCCCAAGACTATAAACTCAATGCTGAAAATCCAACTTCCAAAGAACAACTAAAAGATAGCGATCCATTGGTTTTGCGCCTCCTCACAGCAGATGGAAAATACATCTACCATAAAGTATCAGGTGTGACTAGAGGAGAGTTTCAGAAAGTAGCGGATGAATTTTATCAGGAAGTATCCCTCCAAGCAACTCCTGATTCTCGTCCCGATATCCAGAAAACTAACGGTAGCAGCTACAAAAAATCAGCAAAGCAACTTTATAAATGGCTAATTAGACCTCTAGAAGCTGAGTTGAAAAAAGAAGGCATCGAGAATTTGCTATTCGTGATGTTGGATGCACGTTTGCGATCGCTACCCATAGCCGCCCTCGTTGACGATCAAGATCAGTTTTTAATTGAAAAGTATAGCATCGGCATGATACCCACTTTCAGCCTGATTAATACCCAGTACGCTAGCGTGAAAAACTCACGAGTCCTAGCAATGGGATCTGAGACATTTGATCCAGGGCCACAAAATCAAAACCCAGTCACAGAGTTACTTGCTGCCCCTGTAGAGGCTGAAACCATCGTCAACCAAGTGTGGAAGGGGCGAGGCGCAGCCATCCTCAACCAGGACTTTACCCTCAACCGTCTCCAGGCAGAACGTTCGACAACGCCATTTGAGATTATTCACCTAGCAACCCATGCGAACTTTACCCCTGGAGAAAAATCTGAAGATTTAGGTAATTCATACATCCGCCTATACGACAGGGAGCTAAAAATAGATGAAGTTACGAAGTTGGGATGGAATAGACCACAAGTTGAATTACTGGTACTAAGTGCCTGTGAATCAGCTTACGGTGATGAAAAGTCACAGTTGGGCTTAGCAGGATCGGCTGTCAAGATGGGTGTGAAGTCAGTTGTAGCGAGTTTATGGCAGGTGTCAGATACAGGAACTTTGGGCTTGATGACTGAGTTTCACCAGCAGTTGCAGACTCAATCTATGAAAGCACAAGCACTCCGACAAGCACAAATCGCAATGATTCACAGCAAAGTCAAGATAGATTCAGAGGGCAAAAACTTAATTATTAGCAATAGCGATTTGAGTATCCCACTAGCAAAGATAAATGTCAGTCCTGCTGAAGCAAAGCAGTTAATTCTGAAACATCCATTTTTCTGGGCACCTTTCACTATGATTGGTAGCCCTTGGTAG